The Pseudomonadota bacterium DNA segment ATCTGCTCGTGCGGCGTGCTGCCGCTGGCGGCGTCGCTCAAGAGCTCCGGCGCGCGGAACGGAGCGACGATCGGGTTCCTCGTCACCACCCCGACGACCGGCGTCGACTCGATCCTCGCGACCTACTCGCTCATGGGAGGCGCCTTCACCGCGCTGCGCGTCGCGGCGACGGTGGTGCTCGGGCTGATCGCCGGCTTCGGCACCGCGCTCGTCTCCCACTCCGAGGCGGTGGCGGCCGTCCCGCCCGCGCCGGGAGAGGTCCTGCGCGGGTTCGGCGGCCACGCCGCCGGCGCGCTCCGGTACGCCGTCGTCGAGCTGTTCGGCGGCATCGCGCGGCCGCTCGCCTTCGGCATCGCGCTCGGCGGGCTCATCACCTACGCCCTCCCCGGCGATCTGCTCGAGAGCACGATCGGGCACGGCTTCCTGTCGTACGCGGCGATGGCGGCGATCGGGATTCCGCTGTACGTCTGCGCGAGCGGCTCCATCCCGCTCGCGGTGGCGCTGCTCGCCAAGGGGCTGAGCCCGGGCGCGGCGCTCGTCTTCCTGATCGCCGGCCCCGCGACCAACGTCGCGGCGGTCACGGTCATCGGCAAGATGATGGGGCGGCGGACCCTCGCCGTGTACCTCGCGACGCTGGTGGCGGGCTCCGTCGCCGCCGGGTACGCGGCCGACGCGCTGTTCGCGGCGTTCCCGGCGCTCGTCCCCGCCGCCGCGCTCCAGGGCGGGCACCTGCACGCCGCCGAGGGGCTCGGGCCGTTCGAGATCGCCGCCGGGATCGCCTCGCTCGGGCTCATCGCGTACCACCTCCTCGTGCCGCTGGCGCGCAGGCTGCGCTCCAGGGCCCCTGCGGCCGCCGGGGCCGGCGCCGTGGCGCTCCGCGTGCCGGACATGAGCTGCGACCACTGCGTCCGGACGATCACGGGCGCGCTGGAGAAGGTCGACGGCGTCCGCCTCGTGAGCGCGGACCCCGGGAGCAAGCTCGTCACCATCGAGGCCGATTCGAAGGAAGCCGTCGCCCGCGCGGCGGCGGCGATCCGGAAGGCGGGGTTCAACCCGGAAGACTGAGCGAGCAGTTGGGACCCCGCAATCCCACTCGTCCCCGATGTCCCAGTTGTCCTACTTCTTCTTGTCCCACTTGCGCCGCATCAGCTTCACCAGCTCCCCGTCTCCCCGCCGCTGAGCGATCACGAGCGCCGTCTC contains these protein-coding regions:
- a CDS encoding permease; translation: MLDAITAIALAAFALIAQMGPYLLPGLAAAGVLHVILPFGAVARHLGGRGPLPVLKAVALGVPLPICSCGVLPLAASLKSSGARNGATIGFLVTTPTTGVDSILATYSLMGGAFTALRVAATVVLGLIAGFGTALVSHSEAVAAVPPAPGEVLRGFGGHAAGALRYAVVELFGGIARPLAFGIALGGLITYALPGDLLESTIGHGFLSYAAMAAIGIPLYVCASGSIPLAVALLAKGLSPGAALVFLIAGPATNVAAVTVIGKMMGRRTLAVYLATLVAGSVAAGYAADALFAAFPALVPAAALQGGHLHAAEGLGPFEIAAGIASLGLIAYHLLVPLARRLRSRAPAAAGAGAVALRVPDMSCDHCVRTITGALEKVDGVRLVSADPGSKLVTIEADSKEAVARAAAAIRKAGFNPED